A single window of Gossypium hirsutum isolate 1008001.06 chromosome A10, Gossypium_hirsutum_v2.1, whole genome shotgun sequence DNA harbors:
- the LOC107925263 gene encoding uncharacterized protein, translating to MFQLLFLVIFSEMAVIMVLSFKTPLRKLTLMVLDRVKRGRGPLMVKTVAATIAVVMISSVYSMMMIQKRWIDDGSANPTEQILMVKHLLEATLMGGVLFLALMIDRLHHYIRELRIRRKSMEAIKKQGPEDGKSGGSDKVKALEGEVTILQAKLKQLESDLETKTKEMDAAEANAVALRKQSEGFLLEYDRLLEENQNLRNQLESLEQSPSRSGNKKNT from the exons ATGTTTCAGTTATTGTTCTTGGTGATATTCTCCGAGATGGCGGTGATCATGGTATTGTCGTTCAAAACACCGCTAAGGAAGCTGACGCTAATGGTTTTGGATCGGGTGAAACGGGGACGGGGACCGTTGATGGTGAAGACAGTGGCGGCAACGATAGCGGTAGTGATGATATCGAGCGTTTACAGCATGATGATGATCCAGAAGCGATGGATCGATGATGGATCGGCTAATCCGACGGAACAGATCCTTATGGTCAAACACCTTCTCGAAGCTACTCTaatgg GGGGAGTACTATTCCTAGCACTGATGATAGACAGATTGCACCATTATATCCGAGAACTTCGGATTCGAAGGAAGAGCATGGAAGCTATCAAGAAACAGGGTCCTGAGGATGGAAAGTCGGGTGGCTCCGACAAAGTTAAGGCCTTGGAGGGAGAAGTAACTATCCTGCAGGCAAAATTGAAGCAGCTAGAATCCGATCTCGAAACAAAGACAAAAGAAATGGATGCTGCAGAAGCTAATGCAGTTGCTTTAAGGAAACAGTCCGAAGGTTTTCTTCTCGAGTATGATCGGTTACTCGAGGAGAACCAAAACCTTCGGAACCAATTGGAATCTTTGGAACAGAGTCCGTCGCGTTCGGGGAATAAGAAGAATACTTGA